In a genomic window of bacterium:
- a CDS encoding cytochrome c — protein sequence QNAAYAEQQMKDIKSGARANGQSAAMKGVMHLVSDAEIKALAEYLAKLK from the coding sequence CAGAACGCCGCCTACGCCGAGCAGCAGATGAAGGACATCAAGAGCGGCGCCCGCGCCAACGGCCAGAGCGCCGCGATGAAGGGCGTCATGCACCTGGTCAGCGATGCCGAAATCAAGGCCCTCGCCGAGTACCTCGCCAAGCTGAAGTAA